From a single Elusimicrobiales bacterium genomic region:
- a CDS encoding VOC family protein → MFGIISRFFASVLAPTETFRLNHIAFLVSFVEKAAAAFGKLDLFVGPAEIWDGEGTREIYIGAADCSASVLLMEPVKEGAYLRAMKKRGPGLHHIAVDVPDLESYIDGLSGSGWFLHPKSLQTIRKLKTAYPARPGIPALIEVHEAAVTAVSPRLIERIVLNLPARAAGMIDALGLSGVVQAGGDESVYFSNSRKIGLKEFLG, encoded by the coding sequence TTGTTCGGCATTATTTCGCGCTTTTTCGCCTCGGTCCTCGCGCCAACTGAAACTTTCAGGTTAAACCACATAGCGTTTCTCGTCTCCTTCGTGGAGAAAGCGGCGGCGGCGTTTGGAAAGCTGGATTTGTTTGTCGGCCCCGCCGAAATCTGGGACGGAGAGGGAACGCGCGAGATATATATCGGGGCTGCGGATTGCTCGGCCAGCGTACTTTTGATGGAGCCGGTCAAAGAGGGCGCCTATTTGCGGGCCATGAAAAAACGGGGGCCGGGGCTGCACCATATCGCGGTGGATGTTCCCGATTTGGAGTCTTATATTGACGGCCTTTCCGGCTCCGGCTGGTTTCTGCATCCGAAGAGTCTGCAAACCATCAGGAAGCTGAAGACCGCCTATCCGGCCCGCCCCGGAATCCCGGCGTTGATTGAAGTTCATGAAGCGGCCGTGACGGCGGTTTCCCCCCGCCTGATTGAAAGGATTGTTTTGAATCTTCCAGCCCGGGCCGCAGGCATGATTGATGCGCTTGGCCTTTCCGGTGTCGTGCAAGCCGGAGGCGATGAGTCGGTATATTTTTCAAATTCCAGAAAAATCGGGCTGAAAGAATTTCTGGGCTGA
- a CDS encoding type II toxin-antitoxin system HicB family antitoxin translates to MRKILKKSGDDGYTRKVFYSSEDKCWVAVAPEIPGCSAFGDTDTDALKELDAAIKLNFRIRAENKLPIPPALSGQKLGGRFLLRIPKTLQRSLKEEALEEGVSVNQYTLFLISTARAQKYPLSRGV, encoded by the coding sequence ATGCGCAAAATACTGAAAAAATCCGGCGATGATGGTTATACCCGCAAGGTGTTTTACAGCAGCGAGGATAAATGCTGGGTTGCCGTCGCGCCGGAAATACCCGGCTGTTCCGCTTTCGGCGATACCGACACGGATGCGTTAAAAGAGTTGGATGCCGCGATAAAACTTAATTTCCGCATCAGGGCGGAGAACAAACTGCCGATTCCCCCTGCTTTGTCGGGGCAAAAATTAGGCGGAAGATTTCTTTTGCGCATACCAAAGACCCTGCAGCGCAGCTTGAAAGAAGAAGCTTTGGAGGAGGGCGTCTCTGTCAATCAGTATACGCTATTCCTGATTTCCACCGCGCGCGCCCAAAAATATCCGTTATCCAGAGGTGTTTAG